The window TCCATGACGTGGCCCCCGGGACTCGTCAACCGTCGATCCAGGAACCGATTAGGGCCGACGTGTTCTATGAAGGGTGTCGATGGTGACGCGAGTTCGGGTTGACGTGGTGGTTGTCGGCGGGGGTCAGGCAGGTCTCGGCGTCGCATATCACCTTGTCGAGTCTGGCGTTGACGTCCTTGTGCTGGAACAGGGCCGGGTGGGGGAGACTTGGCGTTCACAGCGGTGGGACAGCTTCTGTCTGAACACCCCGAATTGGATGAATGGGCTTCCGGGAGCGGAATACGCCGGGCCTGATCCGTTTGGTTTCATGACGCATGTGGAGTTGGCCGAATCGTTCGAAGAGTATGTGGATCGGTTCGACCTGCCGGTTCGCACCGGCGTGACGGTGACGGGTGTCGGTCCGGCTCGCGATCACGGGCGCTATCTGGTTACCGGGCGAGGCGACGGCGAGACCGTGGCCTACCTCGCCGACTCGGTGGTCGTTGCGTCCGGGATCCTGCAGTCGCCTCGCATTCCTCCGATCAGTTCGAAGATCCCCGACAACGTCGTCCAGCTGCACACCGGGACGTACCGGTCGCCGGACCTACTGCCCGCCGGGGCCGTTGTCGTGGTCGGAGGTGGTCAATCAGGCGGCCAGATCGTGGAAGACCTCCTCGATGCAGGCCGCATCGTGTATTTCTCGATCAGCAGCGCGCCCCGTGTCCCTCGAAGCTACCGGGGACGAGACTTCATGGACTGGTGGCTCGAGATGGGGATGTGGGACGTCGCAACGGACGACGTAGACGATCCGGCAACGTTGAAGGCGATCAACCCGCTGGTCTCGGGCGTCGGGCCGCGGGGTCACAGCGTCAGCTATCAACAACTCGCCCGAAGTGGTGCCCGCTTGATGGGGCGTCTCGAAGATGTTGTTGGAGGCGAACTCATCACCGATGACCGCGTCATCGAGTACATCCGGAATGCCGACGCTCGCTCCAAGGAGATGAGCGACAAGATCGACGCTCACATCGAGGAGACGAGCCCCGGCGTCGTCGGCAGGGTGCCCGATCCTGCCGACGTGCCACTGCCACCTCACGAGGACGTGGACTTTCTCACCACATTGAACCTCGAGGAGGCGAACGTCGCTGCGATCGTTTGGTCCACCGGGTTCACGGCGGACTTCTCCTGGATTGACCTCCCCGTCACCGACGACACCGGAAGACCGGTACACAGCAACGGTATCAGCGATGTCCCTGGTATCTATTTCGTCGGGTTTCCGTGGCTCTCAAAACGCAAGTCCGGTGTCATTCTCGGCATCGATGAGGACGCACAGCGCATCACCGACGCGATCCTCCACCAAACCCAGATCGCCTGAGAGGAACACCAGGTCCATGACCCGTCAACCGGCCAGGTCGAGCCCGGACCCGCGCCTCGGGTGAGGCCAACGTCAGGTGTCCTGTACTGAGTGGGGGAGCAACCGCGGGGTCTGGAACACGATGCCCACCCGGCGCCGCAACACGAGCGGGTCGAGGGGGGCGACGTCCTGACCCCGATCGAGGATCCGACCGCGGTCGATGACGTTTAGGCGGGCGCACAGTCGCAGCAAGCTGATCTTGCCCACGCCGGATGGCCCGGTTTCGCGGTCAGAGTGGGAAAATCCGCCCAGCCACCTCGCAATCGTTCACATAGGCTTGTGAGCGGCACCGCCAAGGGGTCCGGTGCCACTGCAGGGTGTGGACGCCAACGACCCGCAGGCTTACGGAAAGCCTCCGTCGCCCAAGCCTGGTGACACTGGGCAGGCTCCGCGCTCATCGAACCCCCAAGAGGAGAAGACATGCGCACGCGAAGACTGGTCGTCGTGCTGGCCGCCGTCGCCTTGTGGACGCAACCCGGCGTCGCGGCCGCCGAACCCGTCGAAGACGCCGTGGCCACGTTCGACTACACCCAGAACATGCACCCGATGGGCTACACCGCCCGGGTGGTACCGCCGTCGGGGCCCGGAGCGGGGCTCTTCAACTCCGACCTGGCGTTCTGGGGCAAGACCGCCTACCAGGGAACCTACGAAGGCTTCCGGGTGATCGACATCACCGAACCGGACAATCCGGTGGAGGTGACCAACTTCGACGACTGCGTCCAGGGCGTGTCCACCGGCAACCAGGGCGACGTCGTCGTCTGGGACGACATCCTGGTCCGCTCGTGGAACTCGGCAACCCCGTCGGGCGGCCGTGACTGCGGTGGCGTGTTCACCCCGGCCGGCGAAGAGGGCGTCCACGTCTTCGACGTGAGCGACCCTGCCGCCCCGGTGGGGCTCGCCTTCGTGGCGACGCCGTGCGGTTCGCACACCGCCACCGGCGTCCCCGACCCGGCCAACGACCGGCTCCTGGTCTACAGCAGCTCGTCGAGTACCGCCTGCCAGGGGATCGACATCATCGAGGTACCCCTCGGCGACCCCGCCTCGGCTTCGTACCTGCGGTTCGAGCCGTCGGGCACCCCGGGCACGTTGCCCAACCTGGTCACCGTCGATTCTCCGTCCCCGGCTGCCGGCAGCTATCAGGCCACGTCCGCCGCCTTCGGTCCGGCGCCCGACGCCGCCGGCATCAGCGGCGACATCGTCGTCGTGGATGACGGGAGTGCGGCTCCCACCCTGGGGTGCGATCCGCTGGTCGGGTTCCTCGCCGGATCGATCGCCCTCGTCGACCGGGGCGCCTGCACCTTCACCCAGAAGGTGGGCAACGCCCAGGCGGCCGGCGCCATTGGTGTGATCGTCGCCAACAACGTGGCGGGGGCTCCCATAAACCTGGGTGGCACCGACCCCACGATCACGATCCCGGCGGTGATGGTGTCGCTCGACGACGCCAACACCATCAAGGCCGGTCTGCCCGCCGCCGGAACGGTGAGCAGCAACCCGGCTCCGCCAGCCCGGGCGTGCCACGACACCGGGGTGATCCTCGGCTCCGCCAACCTGGCGGCGTGTGCCGGCGGCAACGGGTTCAGCGTCTGGAGCCTGGATCCCGCCGACGGCGGGTCGCTGGAGGATCCCGAGATCCTGTACTCACGGTCCGTGGCCGGGGTGTCGATCGGGCACTCGGCATCGTTCACGTGGGACGGCGAGGTCCTGATCTTCGGGCACGAGCCCGGAGGGGGCGGCCAAGCGCAGTGCCAGGCCACCAGCCCGGAGGTGAACCGCACGATCTTCTTCTACGAGGCTCGCAGCGGCGACCCCTTGGGCACGTTCGTGCACGCCCGGCCGCAGACGGCGACCGAGAACTGCTCATGGCACAACTACAACGTGGTGCCCACGGACAAGCGGTACGTGCTGGTGTCCGGCAACTACCAGTCGGGAATCAGCGTGCTCGACTTCACCGACCCGGCCAACGTCACCGAGGTGGCGTACGCCGACCCGGCTCCGCTGAGCGACACGGCGATCGTGCTCGGTGGAGATTGGTCGACCTACTGGTACGACGGGCGGATCTACGAGTCCGACATCACCAGGGGCCTGATCGTGTGGAACCTGAGCAGCAACGTCACGGCCGGCGCCAAGAAGCTGGGGCACCTCAATCCCCAGACCCAGGAGACGTCCTTCCCCTTCAAGGGCTGACAGACGTCGAACGTATCGAGCGGGGGAGAGCACCCGAGGTGGTGTTCTCCCCCGCCTCGTTCGTCCGGCTCATCGGCGGTGACGGCGCGAGCCTCGCGTCGTGAGGTCGGCACCCGAAGGCAACAGCGGCGACGACGCCGATCGCTGCGGGCGGCGGCCGGCGGGGCGGGACGGGCGCCGACGAACCTGGCGGCTGCCCAGACAGGTGTCGATCCACCGCGTGGCCGGGTCGGCGTTGAGGGCGGAAGCGCCGGATGAGAGCACGGTCGCCCGTACCAGGCGATGAACGCGCCGGCTGCGATCGGGCACCCGCCTGACCTGAGCGGGACCAATCGATGCTGCGGGCACTTTGACGTGAACGTTGCCCGAGCCAGGAGTGCCTCGTCGCCCTCGCCGACTTGTGATCAACAGAGCCCCATGCGGTGTCCATGGGCGGCCGTGAGTGTCCGGCTACTGCTCTCGGGCGTTCTCGGCGAACCGGGTGAGGGTGGCGCGCACCGTGGCGATCTCCCCTTCGGAGACCCCTCGTCGGAGGCGACGGTCGAATGCGGCGGCCGCCTCGAAGAGTCGGTCGAAGAGCGCCTCACCGGCCGGGGTCAACGACACCTGGATGGCGCGCCGGTCCGCCGGCTCCCGCGTGCGGGTGATGAGCCTTTGTGCCTCCAAGGCGTCGAGGTGGTATGTGAGGGTCGGTCCCTCGATGCCGACCGCCTGGGCAAGCTCCTGCTGGGTGTGGAAGGCCTCCCGCTTTGCCATGAGGAGGATCAGCCAGGTGGGTTGACTGCCCCCGGCCTCGGTGAGCGCGTCGTTGAACGCCTTCTGCACGATGCGGGCTACCCAGTGCAGGTGGCGACCGATGGGTGCTTCGGATTCCGTTGCCACAAACCGATGCTACCTTCGATGTCATACGATTTGGTCTCAAATTGATAGATATCTAATGTTCAGTCTTCCATCACGAGGAGACAAACAATGACCACCGTCGACGCCACCATCAGCGAACTGCGCTCCCGGGCACCGGGGGCGATCCATCTACCCGACGACCCCGACTATGAAACGGGCCGCACCACCTTCTACGGCGGCTTCGATCAGCGGCCGGCAGCGGTCGTCCGACCCGCCAACGCCGCCGAGGTGCCGGGGGTGGTCACCACGGTCGCCGGATCGGGGACCGAGTTGGCGGTGCGCAGCGGTGGCCACAGCCTGGCCGGCCACGGCCTGAGCGACGGTGGCATCGTCCTCGACCTGGCGGCCATGAAGCGCCTCGACATCGATCCGCAGGGCCGCACCGCCTGGGCGGAGGCGGGCCTCACCGCCGGTGAGTACACGGAGGCGGTCGGCGCCCACGGCCTGGTGACCGGGTTCGGGGACACCGGGTCGGTTGGCATCGGAGGCATCACCCTGGCCGGCGGCATCGGCTTCCTCGCCAGACGCAACGGGATGACCATCGACGACCTCCTCGGCGCCGAGATCGTCACGGCGGACGGGAGCATCCTCCATGTAGACGCCGAGCACCATCCCGACCTCTTCTGGGCCATTCGCGGCGGCGGGGGCAACTTCGGGGTAGCCACCCGGTTCCACTACCGACTCCACGAGCTTCCCACGGTGACAGGGGGCCTCCTCATCCTCCCCGCCACTCCGGAGACCGTCTCCGGCTTCCTGGCCGCCGCTGCCGCTGCTCCCGACGACGTCACCACCATCGCCAACGTGATGATGGCGCCGCCGATGCCGTTCCTCCCCGAGGAGGTTCACGGGCGACTGGTGCTCCTGGGCATCATCTGCGATGCGGGGCCGGTCGCCGGTGCCGAGGCCCGGCTCGCCCCGTTCCGTGACGTAACCGAGCCGCTGGCCGACATGGTGCGCCCCATCACCTACCCGGAGATGTTCTTCCCCGAGGAGCCCGACTTCCACCCCACGGCCGTCGGCCGCACCATGTTCGTCGACGACATCGACGCCGGGTCGGTCGACGCCATCCTCACCCGCATCGTCGAGTCGGATGCCCCGATGCGGGTGGCGCAGCTCAGGGTTCTCGGAGGAGCGATGGCTCGAGTGCCGGAGGACGCCACGGCCTTCGCCCACCGCCGGCGGCCGTATATGGCATCGGTGGCCGCCTT is drawn from Acidimicrobiia bacterium and contains these coding sequences:
- a CDS encoding PA domain-containing protein — translated: MRTRRLVVVLAAVALWTQPGVAAAEPVEDAVATFDYTQNMHPMGYTARVVPPSGPGAGLFNSDLAFWGKTAYQGTYEGFRVIDITEPDNPVEVTNFDDCVQGVSTGNQGDVVVWDDILVRSWNSATPSGGRDCGGVFTPAGEEGVHVFDVSDPAAPVGLAFVATPCGSHTATGVPDPANDRLLVYSSSSSTACQGIDIIEVPLGDPASASYLRFEPSGTPGTLPNLVTVDSPSPAAGSYQATSAAFGPAPDAAGISGDIVVVDDGSAAPTLGCDPLVGFLAGSIALVDRGACTFTQKVGNAQAAGAIGVIVANNVAGAPINLGGTDPTITIPAVMVSLDDANTIKAGLPAAGTVSSNPAPPARACHDTGVILGSANLAACAGGNGFSVWSLDPADGGSLEDPEILYSRSVAGVSIGHSASFTWDGEVLIFGHEPGGGGQAQCQATSPEVNRTIFFYEARSGDPLGTFVHARPQTATENCSWHNYNVVPTDKRYVLVSGNYQSGISVLDFTDPANVTEVAYADPAPLSDTAIVLGGDWSTYWYDGRIYESDITRGLIVWNLSSNVTAGAKKLGHLNPQTQETSFPFKG
- a CDS encoding MarR family transcriptional regulator; translation: MATESEAPIGRHLHWVARIVQKAFNDALTEAGGSQPTWLILLMAKREAFHTQQELAQAVGIEGPTLTYHLDALEAQRLITRTREPADRRAIQVSLTPAGEALFDRLFEAAAAFDRRLRRGVSEGEIATVRATLTRFAENAREQ
- a CDS encoding FAD-binding oxidoreductase, encoding MTTVDATISELRSRAPGAIHLPDDPDYETGRTTFYGGFDQRPAAVVRPANAAEVPGVVTTVAGSGTELAVRSGGHSLAGHGLSDGGIVLDLAAMKRLDIDPQGRTAWAEAGLTAGEYTEAVGAHGLVTGFGDTGSVGIGGITLAGGIGFLARRNGMTIDDLLGAEIVTADGSILHVDAEHHPDLFWAIRGGGGNFGVATRFHYRLHELPTVTGGLLILPATPETVSGFLAAAAAAPDDVTTIANVMMAPPMPFLPEEVHGRLVLLGIICDAGPVAGAEARLAPFRDVTEPLADMVRPITYPEMFFPEEPDFHPTAVGRTMFVDDIDAGSVDAILTRIVESDAPMRVAQLRVLGGAMARVPEDATAFAHRRRPYMASVAAFYTDPTEVPARTQWVVDFASELQRGEEAAYVGFLADEGEDRLRLAYPKPTWDRLVGVKRRYDPDNVFRRNHNIAPA